Within Chloracidobacterium sp., the genomic segment AACAGTGCTGAGTTGAGTGCTGCCCGGCGTTCCCGAGCCAGAGCCTCACCCTCGGGGCTCAGTCCACGATCCGCAATGGTGTCGGACAACGTCATTTCGGAATCGCCAATGGTCGCATCCAATGAGATCGTCCGGTCACGCTTACGGCGTTTCCACCACCGAAAACGGTTTCGCGATTCGTTGACCGCAATGCGAAACAACCAGGTCTTGAGGCCCGATTCACCACGAAATTTGCTCATCGAGCGAAACGCGTTTAAGAACGTCTCCTGAGTAAGTTCGGCGGCATCGTCGGCATTTTCGGTCAGCCGGTAGAGCAACGAAAAGACGTCGCCCGAGTATTTGTCGACAAACTCATCAAAGGCCGCGGCGTCGTTCGCCTTTAATTTTTCAAGCAGTTCGGATTCGAAAGATATTCGGGCGGAGTAAGGCTGTGCCGCCGGAGCGGAACTTCGGAATTCTTCGTCGTCAAGTGTCATTGACCTGGTGAAGACCATTTCCTGCCTTTAGTGGATTCCGATCTTGGGAACCCTCAAGCTGTCCGTCCGCTCATTTTCGCGAACCGGAATACTTAGACACCGATCATCCCAAAATGTTCCCGTAAATACGAAAAAAACTTTTGAACGATCAATTTCAGCCAAGGCATATCGGCTTTCGATTTCCCGTTAGTTGCTCTATCCGTCGATTTAAGCTAAATTAACTCTTTTGGAAATCAGCCGATCTCGGCAATTATACAACGATTGTATAAGTTAGAATTGCAGTTTTTTTATCATGGCAAGAAAGCAAAGACGATTTGAACAGTTGGCCGCGGCCGCATCTAAACCTGACGAAAAGATCAGCTATCAAGATCCGATCCAGCAGCAGGTAAACCAGAAGCTTGAAGACGTAGGCAAAAAATTTGAGGGTAAGGGAAAGTCGATCCTGTACGGCATCGGGGTCGTATTACTCTTGTTGATCATTGGCTTCGTCGCTTATTCATATATGCGGCGTTCATCAGGCTCCGGTCAGGCAGCCCTTGGTAAGGCGATAGAGACCTCGCAGGCTCGTGTCACCGATCAACCCCTTCCGGCGGGATCGACCGACCGTGTCTTTAAGACCGAAAAGGAACGAGCCGATGCCGCGATCGCCGAATTTCAGGCTGTCGCAGACAAGTTTGGCGGTTCGGTCGGCGAAAAGGCAAAGTATTTTATTGCAGTTAACCGATTGATGTCCGATCGTGCTGCGGGTATTACCGAGCTCGAGACACTAGCAAAGGGAAGTTCAGATACGGCAAAGCTTGCTAAATTTGCTCTTGCTCAGACTAAGGCTGACGATGGCAAGTATGATGAGGCGGTTACGCTTTACCAGGAGTTGGCAGCGATGCCGGATCCGATCGTCGCAAAGGACACCATCAACTTTGCTCTGGCGAAGGTATACGAGAAGCAGAGCAAAAAGCAGGAAGCTGTCGATATTTATTTTGCGATCGCCAAGGCTGCAGCGGAGGCCAAGGACGCCGACGGCAAAGCTCTGCCGTTGACCGAGACCGCTCGGAACGCTAAGGACAAGGTTACCGAACTCGCACCGGACAAGGCTAAGGAAATCCCGGAGGCAACGCCTGATTCGCCTTTTGATAATTAAAGGCGGCCTGATCGATAACTTCAGACAAGCCCTGACTGTATCGCGTACATTCAGGGCTTTTTCGTTTTGTGACAGAACTTATTGTTTTGACGAGGTCGAATGGATCGGATAGCTTTCTGATCAGGTAGTTAGGAGAAATGCTTAAAAAGATCCAAGACCAAGCCCTTACGAGTTCAACCGGCGAGCGTTCCGGCAGGGCAGTCGTCGAACCGTTCGACCCGGTTCGGATCCGCGTTTCCCCACATTCGTATTTTATTGCTTTGCTACTCGGGTCATTTTTTTCTGCATTTCTGTATTATCTTGAATTTGATCTGATAGCGTCCGTACTGTTCATATGTGCGTGGATCGCTGTGCCCTTTTTGGCACTTACCGATCAACTGGTCTTTGACGGCCGGTGTTTGGTACGTGCGGGGATATTGCCGTCTGTTTGGTCGCGGTTCCACGGCACGCGGCGGAGGCTCAAGTTGACCGATATCGAGCAGATCGAAACTCAGGCAATCCGTACCATAAAACGCGGCGGCAACTTGTATTACCGATACCGCACGGCAGTTCGCGGCCGCGGATTGACGCTAGTGTTTGCCTCGGGCGGCGACGAGTATCGCAGAATGATTGGAGTACTGCTGCCTTTGGTATCCGAAAATATACTCGATCGCTGCTCACTCGACCTTAGAGACCACCTTTCAGATTCTAAAGAAACACTGATGAAGGCCGAGTTCGAGCATATTCCGTCTGCCGGATTCTTGCGGGCGGAGTTTGAACGCAAGTCGACCGGGACGAGATCAGTTGCAAACCCAACCGATGAAGATCGAGCACGCGCCGACTATTTGACGATGCTCGGTAATGAGTTGCGGATCAATGGATATTTATTACAAGGGGCGGAAGCCTTCCGGCGAGCTCTGGTGATGGACCCGCAAAATAGCCGGATCTTGTACGGACTTGGCAGTTGTCTGCTATCGATTGCTGGAACCGAGCGGAATGTCAGGCTGGAAAGGCGAGCGTTTGCCGCCTTACGACTTGCCCAAAGGGATCCGTTGATCGATGGTGAAACGCTTGCCCGCATTGGTGAGGCGTTTTTCCAGTCTAACGAGCTTACTCTCGCCGAGCGGGCGTTTAGGCGGGTGCAGGATGACCTTGGCGGCGGTTTCAGGGCCGCTCTTGGCCTTGCGGAAATAGCCTTGCGAGAAAGCAAGCTAGCGTACGTTATCCACCATTTTTCGACTGCGAACCGAGTATCGGAGACTCCGGCACTTAGACGTTGGACTCGCGGCGAAGTCGCTTATTTCTCAAACCTTAACAACGATGATGAATATCTCGAAATGGAGATAAGCCGTGTGAACTTGCTGGAAACGCTGGACACTCTTAAAAATTCATCACTTCGCATCGCGCTTTTCGGATTCCCGGCAATATTTGTCGGCTTGCTTGTCGACGACTCTCTGATCGCGACACTCGGTTGGGCGATCTCGGCGATCGCACTGATGGTCTGGACCGGGATGAATATCGGCGTGAAGATGCTCGCCTCACGAATACCGTACGAACTGCTCGAAACCGAAGATCAAAACTGATCAACGTCGACCTTCGTCATTAGTATATTTATCAACTTTCAAATGTTGATACTGTAGAAGATGCTTGGTGCTTTAACAGCGGTATTGAGCTAGAATCTCGTTATGAAGAAATATCTCGTTGTAATGTTCGCGGTCGCATTCCTTTTGGCGGGATTCTTGTTCGTGGATAGCCGCGGCCCGAGTGCGCAGCGTATAACCAAACCCACACCGGAGAAGCAGCAAGTGATGCCTGAGGTGGTTGTCCTCGGTAAGAACGCTAAGTTGGGCCGCGTGACATTTAATCACTTAAAGCATAATGGCGGGGAATACAACGCAGGTGGGCCGATCGCCTGTATCGAGTGTCATCACACCGCTCAGCCTGCGGCTGACCTTGTGAGTGCCCCGCCACATAAGACGGTCTGGCCGGCGGGCCGTACGACGACTCTGACGGCCGAACTATTTGCCGAAGATCCAAATAAGGCTGGGGTTGCTGCCTGCCGTGATTGCCATGCTAGGGCGGGTACTAAGCCCAAACTACTCGACAAAATGCCCGTGTTCGAAGATATCGGTACCGAAACGGTCACCAAATTGACGAACCAACTCGCGTTTCATCAGGCGTGCGATACCTGTCATTTTCAGATCGGCTTTCGCTCCGGCGACACAAAGGCTCCAAAATCAACGAACTGCACGACTTGCCATATTGCACCTAAGGGCAAACGATAGGCATCGTGACCGAGCTTTGATCTAATAAAAGAGGGCTTCGTTCAAGTGAACGAAGCCCTCTTTATTGCAGTGCAGTTTTTCAGTGACTTTAACTTGCTACGCCTTGGTCGCTGCTTCCTTAGGCAAACTCAGCATCGAAGACCAACGATATTCGGGTACGTCCCAACCTTCCTTCAATTTTCGTAAAATGAATTCGGTCATATGATCGACGATCCATCGATGATTCTTTTCACCGACCGAGGCGAGTTCGGCGTCCGGTGCAGGATTCATAAAGTCGATCGCGTACGGCACGCCGTCCTTAATAGCAAATTCGACGGTATTAAGATCGTATCCGAGAGCGGTGCAGATGGTCTTGACGTCTTGCTCGACCCGAGTGTGCAACTCCGGCGTTAGGTAATCGTCAACGTCAACATACTGCATTCCCGAAAGATACGGTTTGGACGGATCGTAGGGCATTATCAGCACGTTTTCTTTTCCGACACAGTAGCATCGGACAAAGTGATCATACTCGATGCCTTCCTGCAGCGTCATACACAGCGTGCCGGACTCATTGTATTCCTTAAAAAGCTCGTCCGTATTATGGATCTTGGAAACGTTTTTCCAACCGCCACCGTCGAAGGGTTTGAGGAAAGCGGGGAAGCCGACATAGTCGGTCACGCCCTGCCAATCGATCGGGAATTCGAGATTGCGTAGACTCTCAGGCGTTATGTCCTTGATATAACTATGCTGCGGCAATAGAACGGTTTTCGGGATGGCGACGCCTAGTTTATCAGCCAGGCAAAAATTGAAGAACTTATCGTCCGCTGACCACCAAAATGGATTGTTGATGATATACGTACCCTCAAGAGCCATACGTTTGAGCGTTGCTCTGTAATAGGGCACCTCGTGCGAGATGCGGTCGATCACAACATCGTACTTCTTTGGCTCATCGAGGCGAATGCCGCCTATGGTGATCCATTCGGCGACAACCTCGCCTCCGCTCTGTTCAGCGATGCTCTTGATCATTGATTCGGGAAACGTAACTTCGCGTCCCGCCAAAATTCCTACTCGTTTCATAATTAGTTTCTCTTAAAAGTATTCGTCGTAAGTGATATTTCTAAACAATTGCAAAAACTCAATCTTAGTTGATTGGACATCACAGGGCAAGAAAACCCAAATAGAAATGCCCGACGCAGAGGTCGAGCATATGTCTTTTGATCAGATCCGGCCGTAAGAGATATTATTTGGCACCGGGCAGCAATTCGTAATTGCCCATTTCGCGGTTGTAACTGTCGAGTGCCCCGACCGAGTCGGCGGTTGCGTCGAGCATCTGTTTGGTCATCGCGATCGAATCAGAAAGCTGTTCGAAGTCAAGCAGAGAGAATTTCTCAGGTGTAGAGATCGTGACGATCTCGTCGTTTAAGTAGCTGAAAAAGTTTTCGATCGACTGCAACTGGCCCTCGACGAGCTTGACGCTCTTTTCGATCTCGTCGAAAGATGCGATTCGGCGTTTGAGGATCTCGACATTGGTCTGCTGGACCCGCTTGGTCTTTTCATCCGTAGAGCTTTCCATTGCCCTAAATGCCTGCGAGAGTTGGTTATGGACTGCCTGCCGATTTATCGACCTGAGGTGCTGTTTACGCCGGCGATAAACGTCCAGAAGGTCTACGAAATCCTCCCATCGCTGATCGAGTGCCCTTAGATTAGAAGGCAATTCGGTTGAGCCCGTAAACTTTCGGTAGTTATCTTGTATCTTGTCCTTTAACCAACGCAGATATTCGACCGCTTCACGTTCACGCGGGGTAAAAGCCTTGATAGTGTTTTCGCGCCCCGCAATATGAAGGCGCAGTCGGCGTTCGTTCTCCCGCTTCTGAACTAACTGACGATATTTCGGCAAGTTAGGAACTACCAACAAATATATGGCTTCGAAAACCAGGGCGATAAGCAGCGGAATCACGCTGCCGGTGAATGCCGCCGCTGCCAGAAAGCCGGCAAGCGCCCAAAAATTTCCGGGCTCTTTGACCGCTTCTTTTGCGTAGCTTGAATTGAAACGGTCGATGTCCTGCCGGTATTTCGCTATATCAGCCATATCAAAGTCACTAACAGATCTATTTCCGGGTAATTATGCGACGAGGTCAGAATCAATTCGAACGCCCAGATTCCGTTGCCTCGTTGACAATGACCTGATCTAAAACGTCTTCATCGTCAGCCGTACCAGTGCCGGACGAGATCTGTTTGCTTTCAGGCGGCGAACCAGCGCCGAGCATACCCATTGATTGTTTGTATTCGAGCAGTTTGTCCTGGAGTTGAATGTCCATCGCCTCGCGCTCGATATCCTGCAATTGAGCGTCAACCGTCGAGGAGCCCAACTGTAGTTTTGCTTCGGCGGCAGCGACACGGCGGTCGATCTTTTCGCGCATTTCGTTGAACGTCGACGAATCGTCGCCGATATTAAACGTATCCATTGTCTGCGCGAGCTGTTCCTGAAGCTTTGCCTGCTTGGCGGCACTTATAAGTTGCATCGCCTCGGCAGAGCGCTTTTTCATATTCAAGACGTAGTTGTCGCGGGCTTTCAGAGCCTGTTTTGACGCTACGCCTGCGTGCTCGGCCTGAACGGCGGTGCGTTCAAGATCCATTTGGGCTTGCTGGAGTTGTCCGATGTATGCCGTCGCAATATCATCGCGTCCCATCTTGACCGATGCCTTGATCTTGGAGTCGAGGTCAACGACCTGGGTCGAAAGATTCTCTTTCTGCTTGAGCAAAAGCCGTTCGGTCGCCATTACCTGAGCCACGGAATTGTTAAGCTCCGGTACACGGTCGCGCATATCACGAATCGTTTGCTGGAGCACCAATTCGGGGTTTTCGATCTTGTCGAGTGCCGCTCCCGTGCTCGCTCTAAAGACTCTTGTTATTCTTGCCCACAATCCCATTTTCTAATTTCGCTCCTACAAATAGATATCAATAGTTCCTTACGCCAAATCCCTTACGACAGGCAATTTGCCAAAGTTGCAATTTCCGAACTCAGTATAACAGGAAAAAATATTAAGTGAATAGGATATTATTACTTTGACTTACGACAAAATTCGGTTTTCAATCGAAGCATCTATTAGCGATCCGAAATCTAAGGAAACAATGAAATGACCAATGACCTGATCACTTTGGTGACTGAGCTTGACCGCGAATTACTCGATCTATACGGCCAGGACACCGCTCTTTTCGAGGAACTTACCGGATTGCAGCGAAGTTTGGGGATAATGCACGGTGACCGCCCGATCTGCCCTTTCCTGCGGCCGTATTTTCTTTCGGGGTCAGATTATCGGGAGATCTGTCGTGTTGCGAACGTATTGAGCGGAGCTTTTGATGCAATGACCATTGCCACGCTCGAAAGTCCGGAATTGGTGGCCAAATTGGGCCTTACGAAGATGGAAGAGCGATTCGCACGATTCGAGCCCGGTTATGCGAGTGTTTCCGTCACTAGCCGTCTTGACACATTCCTTTTTGACGGTGGCTTTAAGTTTCTTGAGTATAATGCCGAAAATCCAGCCGGGATCGGCGACCAGCCTTCGCTCGAACGTTTGTTCACACATATTCCACGCGTTCGGCAGTTTCTGGAGGATAATGCTCACTATCTTCCAAAGCCGGAAAAAAAACTACTTGAGGCTCTCGATCGGGCATATCGCGAATTTGGCGGAACTAAGCTGCGGCCAAACATTGCGATCGTTGATTGGGCTGGTGTAGATACGCGTTCGGAGTTTGTTATCTTATGCGACTATTTTCGATCGCAGGGCCACAATACGATCATATGCGATCCGGAGAGTCTGGAATACGACGGAAAAACGCTTTGGAGCGGAGCTTTTGAGATCGACATCTTTTACAAAAGGGTGATAATCCACGAGTTCCTCGAGCGATTCGACGAAACGCACCCGTTGTCGCGTGCTATGGCGGATGGCAATATTTGTATGGCCAATTCGTTTCGCTGCAAGATACCACACAAAAAAGCCAGCTTGGCCGTGTTGAGCGATGATCGGTACCAAAGGCTTTTTTCGCCGTTGCAGTTAGAAATGATCGCAAAGCATATACCGTGGACGCGACGGGTCGAGTTCGGACCTACGTCTTACGACGGAGCAGACGGCATTGATCTGATCGAACTCATCCGCTCTAAGCGTCATCGATTTGTGCTTAAGCCAAATGATGATTACGGCGGAAAGGGAATCGCATTTGGTTGGGAAAGCACCGAGAGCGAATGGGACGACGCGATCGAGCACGCGGTCGATTCGACCTATATTGTCCAGGAAAGGGCAGTTGTTGCACGGACCGACATACCGGTATTTGCCGACGGCGAAGCTCGTATCGAGAGTCTGACCGTCGATTTTGACCCGTTCTTGTTTATGGGTGAGGTCGAGGGCGGTATGGTCCGGCTTGCCGCCGGTTCGCTCGTCAATATAACCTCCGGCGGCGGCGAAACGGCCTTAACTATTCTAAACGAGTATTAAAAGGACGCAAGATTTCCGCACACTGTGCGTTCCTCAGACAGTGCCGACAGCATCGGCCAAAAAAAGTTTTTTGTTGGACGGGATAATAATGAAAAAGATAACGACCTGGGTTTTACTTCTAGCAGTTTATTTGGGCTACATCGCGCCGGTGAGTCTGGTCGCATACGGCCAGGGCATCGGGAAGACAATGGAACAAAGGATGAAAGACACACCGGAAGGACTTAAGTTTCGCCTGAGCGAAGGTGTCGAGGGAGCAGAAACGCGAGAAAAGCAGCAATTGGCCGCCACGGATCCGCTCTCGGAGAGTGACTCAAATTCGCTGCTAAAGCGAATACCCGAGATCAAACCGGCGGTTGATGATAAAACCGATTTTGCCAAGCGGATCGGCACCTTGCCCGCGCCCAAAACAGGCAATAAGAATCCGGTGAAATTTCCATCGGATGAGCAACGCGGAACGCCCAAGCTGGACACTACAGGGCAGACTCTGGAAGTGGTCAGATTTTCGCCCGAGGGCGAGATTCCGCTCGCCCCTGATCTCAGCGTAACGTTTTCGCAACCGATGGTCGCGGTCACATCGCAGGAAGAAGCTGCAAAATACGCACCCGTCGAACTGTCGCCTCAGGTGGAGGGCCGCTGGCGCTGGCTCGGTACCAAAACATTGATGTTCGATACGACAAAGCGTTTCCCGATGGCAACGAAATTTACTGCGCGAGTGCCTGCCGGGACAAAGTCCGCGAATGGACAGACGCTTGCCAAGGACGTTTCCTGGACGTTTACCACGCCGCCGCCCAAGGCTGAGTCAATGTATCCAAATGGCGGCATCACTCGCCGTGACGCGTTGATTTACGTTTCATTCGATCAGGCGATAAGCCCTGACGCTGTATTGCGTTCGATAACCGTGACCGGCGGCGGAAAAAAATTGCCGATCCGGCTCGCCACTCAGGAAGAGATATCAGGTGACAGCACGATCAATTACTACAGTAAACAGGCTCAAGCCGGCCGTTGGCTGGCGTTTCGGGCGGTCAACTCGGACGGTCTGACTGAAAACGCTCTGCCGGGTGCTTCGGCGATCAATGTCACGATCGCGAAAGGCACGCCGTCGGCCGAGGGGCCGTTGACGTCGATCAAGGACCAGTCGTTTTCATTTCAAACCTATAGCGCGTTGAAATTCAGCAACGGTTATTGTGGATGGCGTGATAATCGCAATTGTTCGCCTTTTGAGTCGTGGTATATGGAGTTTAACAACTCAATAGACGCCGCGAAATTTACAACAGAAATGGTAAAGATCGAACCCGCCATCGAAGGGCTAAAGATCTATCCGTCGGGCAATTATGTTTACATTCAGGGCTACAAAAAGGGGAGGACCTCATATAAGGTCACGATCGACGGATCGATCAGTGATGTCTACGGTCAGTCACTCGGTCAGCCTGCGGTCGCCACGATAAAGGTCGGATCTGCGAGCCAGAATCTATACGCTCAGGGCGGTTATATGACCGTGCTTGACCCGACATCTACTCCGACATTTTCGATCTATTCGACAAATCATGGTGCGGTCAAGGTTCGACTGTATGACGTCCAGCCTGCTGATTGGCAAAAGTTTCAGGAATATGTTCGTCATATCAATTACGACGACGGCAAACGCCCGCCGATACCCGGTCGATTGGTGTCTGATGAGGTGGTTGAGATAGCGAATAAGCCAGACGAAATGGTCGAGACTCGGGTTGATATAACAAAGGGCCTCAGCGGCGGTTTCGGCAACGTGATCGTCGATATTGAGCCGACGGTTCGCAAGGACAAATATGACCGTGTCAGAATATTCACCTGGCTTCAAGCGACACAGATCGGGCTTGATGCCTTTGTCGATAATACCGAACTTGTCGGATTTGCGACCGATCTCAAGACCGGTAAACCGCTGACCGGCGTTGATCTAGCGATCTTTCCGCTCGAAAAGGCCTCTGGATCGGCTAAGGTCGCATCGGTTGAACCGAGTGTTTTTCAAAGTGCCTGGGATTGGATGACCGGTTGGGGAAGTAGTCAAGCCGACGAGATCGTCTCAACAGACGCTGACGGAAGTTCGGCAAAAACCGAGACCGTCGCTGAAGCAATGGGCGACCGTACCGGCGAAAACGGCATCCTGCGCCTCCAGTTACCCGAATCGGGTTCGATCAAGGGCCAAAATTATCTGGTGGCTACGCGGGGTAAGGACGTGGCGTTTCTGCCTGAAAATACCGATTATTACTGGCAGGATACCGGCAGTTGGTACCGCAAATCAGCGGGTGATTCGCTGCGATGGTTCGTTTTTGATGATCGGAAGCTATATAAGCCTAAAGAAGAGGTTTCGGTAAAGGGCTACATTCGCCGGATCACTGGCGGGAAGTTCGGCGATGTCGAGGGCCTCGGCGACGCTGCCAACGGTATCAACTACTCCGTAAAAGATCCCAGAAACAATGAGATCGCCAAGGGGACGGCAAACCTGAACGCCTTTGGAGCATTTGATTTCAAATTCAGCTTGCCGGATAACGCAAATCTGGGATACGCACGCATCGAACTTTCGACAAATACGTCGATCTCGGGCAGTTCCCATTCGCATCAATTTCAGATACAGGAATTTCGCCGTCCGGAATTCGAGGTTTCGTCCAAGGTCGAGACCGAAGCCCCGCATTTTGTCGGGGGCAGTGCACTGATGTCGGTCGAGGCAAAATACTATGCCGGCGGCGGACTCGCTAACGCCGATGCCAACTGGACGGTTACGGCAAGTCCTACAAGTTATACCCCTCCTAATCGCGGCGACTTTACGTTTGGAACGTGGGTGCCGTGGTGGCGTGGATATGAATACGGCCGCACTGCGGGGGGAACTTCACAGTCGTTCAAGGGCGTGACAGACGCTTCCGGAAAACATCTTTTGAAGATCGATTTTGAGTCGGTCAAACCGCCGCGGCCTTATACGATCACCGCAGCGTCATCGGTAATGGATGTAAATCGCCAGACGTGGTCGAGTTCGACCTCAATGCTCGTGCATCCCGCATCGCTCTATGTGGGCATCAAGACGCCGCGAACGTTCGTCCAACGTGGTGAAAAGATCGAGATCGAATCGATCGTAAGCGACATCGATGGAAAATTGGCGACCGGACGTGAGGCCGAGATCAAGGCCGTGCTGAAAGACTGGTCGTATGACAAAGGGTCCTGGAAGGAAATAACCGTCGACGAACAGACGTGTACGGTCAAATCGGCCGAAGCCGCACAGAAATGCAGCTTTGTCGCCAAACAAGGTGGACGTTACACGATCACCGCGACCGTGATGGATGATCGCGAGCGTTTTAACGAAAGCGAGATGACGGTTTGGGTCCCGGGCGGCAAGACACCGCCGAAACGCAATGTCGAGCAGGAAGAAGTGCAGATCATACCGAGCAAGAAGGATTTTGCACCGGGCGATGTTGCCGAACTGCTTGTGATCGCTCCGTTCACTCCTGCCGAGGGCGTTCTGACGCTTCGCCGTGACGGCCTCGTCAAGACCGAACGCTTTACGATGAAGGACTCGTCAACGACATTAAAGATACCGCTTGACGAGAAATACTTGCCGAATATCACTGCTCAGGTCGACCTGGTCGGAGCCGCCGTCAGGACAAATGATAAGGGCGAAGTGGAAACAAAACTTGCCAAGCGTCCGGCATTTGCTAGTGGAACTATGAACCTCGCGATATCGACCGCCTCCCGGCAATTGACGGTTTCGGCCGAACCGGTCGACAAGACACTTGCACCGGGCGGCGAGACAAAGGTCAATGTTGCGGTAAAAGACTATCGCGGTGAACCGGTCGCAAATAGCGAGGTCGCCATTATCGTTGTCGATGAGAGCGTGCTAGCTCTGACTCGGTACACGATCGCGGACCCGATGAGTATCTTCTATACGACTCGCGGCGACGGAGTCAATGATTATCACCTCAGAAAAGACGTATTGCTGGGCAATCCGGCGGACGTAAAGGCCGATATGCCCCCGCCGCCGCCCGTGCCGATAAGTTCAGGCGTGATGTCGGCGGACGGAGCATCCGCCAGGCCGTCGTCAGCGCAAAAAATGAAAGGCGGAAGCAGAGAAGAGAAAAAGCCGGACCTCAACTTTGCCGCCGCTGAGATTGATGATGACGCCGCCGACTCGGAAACACCTATAAATCTGAGACAGAATTTCAACGCCCTCGCATTGTTCTCGCCGACTGTAAAAACCGATGCGAGCGGGCGTGCAGTCGTCGATATCAAACTGCCGGATAATCTAACGCGATATCGGATAACCGCAGTGTCCGTCGATAACGGTAAACGGTTCGGTAAAACTGAGTCGACCATAACGGCTAAACAACCGCTGATGGTGCGACCGAGTGCTCCGAGATTTATGAATTTCGGCGATAAGATCGAAATGCCGGTGGTAGTCCAAAATCAGACCGATAAGGACATGGCGGTCGACGTTGCTGTACGAGCGACAAATGCCGAACTGACCGGCGGAAATGGAAAGCGAGTGGTCGTAAAGGCCAACGATCGCGTCGAAGTCCGCTTTCCTGTCTCAGCGATGAAGGCGGGAACGGCGAGATTCCAGATCGTCGCGACATCGGGCAAATTCAACGATGCAGCCGAAATATCGCTGCCGGTGTGGACGCCCGCGACAACCGAGGCATTCGCGACATACGGCACGACTGACCAGAATGGTGCGGTCATTCAACCGGTCCAGACGCCGGGCGACGTGTATCCGCAATTTGGCGGACTCGAGGTCACGACCTCTTCGACTCAGTTGCAGGAATTGACCGATGCGTTTCTCTTCCTGACAAATTATCCGTATGCCTGCTCAGAGCAGATATCATCTCGAATGATCTCGATCGCGGCGATGCGCGATGTACTGAGTGCATTTAAGGCAAAGGATATGCCCACCGCAAAAGAGCTTGAGGGCTATTACGCCCGCGACATCGAGATACTGCAGTCGCGGCAGCGTAGTGACGGCAGTTTCGGACTATGGAAACGCGATAAGGAGCGTTATGAGTATCCTTTCCTGACGGTCCACGTTGCCCACGCCCTGGCGTTGTCTAAGGCTAAGGGCTATAAGGTGCCCGACGAGATGATCACCAAGGTGAAACCGTACCTGAAGGACGTCGAAAAGCACTATGACCAATGGTACAAGAACTCGCCCGAGGTTCGCTGGACGATCTCTGCCTACGCACTTTATATCCGCGATATGATGGGCGACAAGGACATCGCAAAGACCAAAAAGCTTCTGGCCGAAGCGACGATCGAGAAAATGCCATTCGAAGCTCTCGGATGGGTGCTTTCGGTGCTGGCGAACGACCCTGACTCGACCGTCGAGGTGCAGGCCATCATCCGTCACTTGATGAACCGCACGACCGAGACGGCAGCGACCGCAAACTTCGTCACCAACTACGGCGACGGAGCGTG encodes:
- a CDS encoding tetratricopeptide repeat protein, which codes for MARKQRRFEQLAAAASKPDEKISYQDPIQQQVNQKLEDVGKKFEGKGKSILYGIGVVLLLLIIGFVAYSYMRRSSGSGQAALGKAIETSQARVTDQPLPAGSTDRVFKTEKERADAAIAEFQAVADKFGGSVGEKAKYFIAVNRLMSDRAAGITELETLAKGSSDTAKLAKFALAQTKADDGKYDEAVTLYQELAAMPDPIVAKDTINFALAKVYEKQSKKQEAVDIYFAIAKAAAEAKDADGKALPLTETARNAKDKVTELAPDKAKEIPEATPDSPFDN
- a CDS encoding sigma-70 family RNA polymerase sigma factor, translating into MVFTRSMTLDDEEFRSSAPAAQPYSARISFESELLEKLKANDAAAFDEFVDKYSGDVFSLLYRLTENADDAAELTQETFLNAFRSMSKFRGESGLKTWLFRIAVNESRNRFRWWKRRKRDRTISLDATIGDSEMTLSDTIADRGLSPEGEALARERRAALNSALLDLPIAFREAVILCDIEGLSYDETALALDIGIGTVKSRISRGREELRRRLKDL
- a CDS encoding cytochrome c3 family protein, which gives rise to MKKYLVVMFAVAFLLAGFLFVDSRGPSAQRITKPTPEKQQVMPEVVVLGKNAKLGRVTFNHLKHNGGEYNAGGPIACIECHHTAQPAADLVSAPPHKTVWPAGRTTTLTAELFAEDPNKAGVAACRDCHARAGTKPKLLDKMPVFEDIGTETVTKLTNQLAFHQACDTCHFQIGFRSGDTKAPKSTNCTTCHIAPKGKR
- a CDS encoding PspA/IM30 family protein, translating into MGLWARITRVFRASTGAALDKIENPELVLQQTIRDMRDRVPELNNSVAQVMATERLLLKQKENLSTQVVDLDSKIKASVKMGRDDIATAYIGQLQQAQMDLERTAVQAEHAGVASKQALKARDNYVLNMKKRSAEAMQLISAAKQAKLQEQLAQTMDTFNIGDDSSTFNEMREKIDRRVAAAEAKLQLGSSTVDAQLQDIEREAMDIQLQDKLLEYKQSMGMLGAGSPPESKQISSGTGTADDEDVLDQVIVNEATESGRSN